One window of Ignavibacteria bacterium genomic DNA carries:
- a CDS encoding FtsW/RodA/SpoVE family cell cycle protein yields the protein MKFYAFMILIVSIALVLFGSMLVLSASSTFSDMKFDNPQHLFWGHIGKAIGGIVIMLILMLVDYHWYKKYSKWVLIGGIGLLIMTFMFAPSIKGSLRSISIAGISFQPVELVKLALFIHLAAMLEKVGDDITDLKKGVINPMIWIMTVAGLVFLQPNVSNGVLILAIGITVLFVAGIQIKHFLSFAASAATLALAYALIRPHSLKRIASHVGVVFGNGDFHPQVLQSLYGLGSGGFFGVGLGNSAQRNLFLPEAYGDFIFAIVGEEAGLLGTVLVLLGYGTILVFGILIAKNAKDKFGKLLAFSVSFSIALYAFVNAAVAIGVFPVTGLPLPLISHGGTAIIIVCASLGILLNIGWTAIPKEAKVKEPKEAKTWQEQTV from the coding sequence TTGAAATTTTATGCTTTCATGATTCTGATAGTTTCGATAGCACTGGTCCTTTTTGGATCGATGCTCGTTCTTAGTGCCAGCAGCACTTTTTCAGACATGAAGTTTGACAATCCCCAGCATCTTTTTTGGGGACACATTGGCAAGGCGATTGGTGGCATCGTAATAATGTTGATTTTGATGCTTGTTGATTATCACTGGTATAAGAAATACAGCAAATGGGTGTTGATCGGTGGAATTGGTCTGCTGATAATGACATTTATGTTTGCTCCGTCAATCAAGGGATCACTCAGATCGATCAGTATTGCGGGCATTTCCTTTCAGCCTGTGGAACTCGTAAAACTTGCTCTTTTCATTCATCTGGCTGCAATGCTGGAAAAAGTCGGAGACGACATTACCGATTTGAAAAAGGGTGTCATCAATCCAATGATCTGGATTATGACAGTGGCGGGTCTGGTTTTTCTTCAGCCCAATGTCAGCAACGGTGTTCTGATTCTTGCAATCGGGATTACGGTACTTTTTGTTGCCGGCATCCAGATCAAACACTTTTTGTCGTTTGCTGCCTCGGCTGCCACACTGGCTCTTGCCTATGCACTTATTAGACCCCACTCATTGAAGAGGATTGCTTCACATGTTGGTGTAGTGTTTGGAAACGGGGATTTTCATCCTCAGGTGTTGCAATCACTATACGGACTTGGAAGCGGTGGTTTTTTTGGAGTAGGATTGGGAAACAGCGCACAGAGAAATCTGTTTCTGCCCGAAGCCTACGGAGATTTTATTTTTGCAATCGTGGGTGAGGAAGCGGGTCTTTTGGGTACAGTGCTGGTGTTGCTTGGCTACGGTACAATTCTGGTTTTTGGAATACTGATAGCAAAAAATGCAAAAGACAAATTTGGAAAACTGCTCGCGTTTTCAGTTTCATTTTCAATCGCACTTTACGCTTTCGTAAATGCGGCCGTGGCAATTGGTGTATTTCCCGTTACAGGTCTGCCGCTGCCGTTGATAAGTCACGGGGGAACCGCTATTATTATTGTTTGTGCATCACTTGGTATTCTCCTGAACATCGGTTGGACAGCAATTCCAAAAGAAGCAAAAGTGAAGGAACCAAAAGAGGCAAAAACCTGGCAGGAACAGACAGTATGA
- a CDS encoding phospho-N-acetylmuramoyl-pentapeptide-transferase: MLYYLLDYLNKTFNPPGLDMIKFLTFRSAIAAITGLFMAFYFAPKIIKALQKHQIGEKIKDFGPQSHFSKAGTPTMGGLIILVCVFIPVILWGDLKSTYIWLLLLGTLLLGGVGFLDDYLKVVKKMRNGLIARYKLAGQVSVGLLVGAVMYFSPEFADVQGLTTIPFFKDLNLDLSYLYIPAIIFIITATSNAVNLTDGLDGLAIGLTIIAMLALGLISYISGNAIYSDYLNILYLPGSGELTVFIAALIGAGLGFLWFNFYPAQVFMGDTGSLALGGALGIISVMVRKELLLPFLAGVFFFETISVIIQTSYFKYTKKKTGAGKRVFKMAPIHHHFEEIGWAEPKIVVRFYIIGIILAIISLTSFKIR; the protein is encoded by the coding sequence ATGCTTTATTATTTACTGGATTACCTGAACAAAACTTTTAACCCTCCCGGTCTGGACATGATTAAATTCCTGACTTTCAGATCTGCGATTGCAGCCATTACCGGGCTTTTCATGGCATTTTATTTTGCTCCGAAAATCATCAAGGCATTACAAAAGCATCAGATTGGTGAGAAAATAAAGGATTTTGGTCCCCAGTCGCATTTCAGTAAAGCCGGTACACCGACCATGGGCGGACTTATCATTCTGGTATGCGTCTTTATTCCTGTGATACTTTGGGGAGATTTGAAGAGCACCTACATCTGGCTGTTGTTATTAGGTACACTTTTACTCGGTGGTGTCGGATTTCTGGATGACTACCTGAAAGTTGTAAAAAAGATGCGAAACGGACTTATTGCCCGTTATAAACTCGCCGGACAGGTTTCTGTCGGGTTGCTCGTTGGTGCCGTGATGTATTTTTCACCTGAGTTTGCTGATGTACAGGGATTGACAACCATTCCTTTCTTTAAGGATTTGAATCTTGATTTGTCGTATCTCTACATTCCGGCGATAATTTTTATTATCACAGCTACTTCAAATGCGGTAAATCTGACTGACGGACTTGACGGACTGGCAATTGGTTTGACAATAATTGCAATGCTGGCACTCGGTCTGATAAGCTACATCTCGGGAAATGCGATTTACTCCGATTATTTGAATATTCTTTATCTGCCCGGATCGGGAGAACTTACAGTATTTATTGCAGCACTTATCGGAGCAGGACTTGGCTTTTTGTGGTTCAATTTTTATCCCGCTCAGGTATTCATGGGAGACACAGGAAGTCTTGCACTCGGTGGTGCCTTGGGAATAATTTCGGTAATGGTAAGGAAAGAGCTTCTGCTTCCGTTTCTGGCAGGTGTGTTTTTCTTCGAGACCATCTCGGTAATTATTCAGACCTCATACTTCAAATACACGAAGAAAAAAACAGGGGCTGGAAAAAGAGTTTTCAAGATGGCACCAATTCACCATCATTTTGAAGAAATTGGATGGGCAGAACCCAAAATAGTCGTCAGATTCTACATAATTGGAATCATTCTGGCGATCATCAGTTTAACATCGTTTAAGATCAGGTAA
- a CDS encoding UDP-N-acetylmuramate--L-alanine ligase codes for MFSKFTKVHFVGIGGIGMSSIAEILISKGFEVSGSDKNKSDITERLESIGATVYEGHSASNIKDVDVVVYSSAVVESNPEVQEAIHRNIPVIKRSEMLAETMRMQKYGIGIAGTHGKTTTTSMTGLVLTEAGIDPTIIVGGKLSGLGGTNARLGAGDFIVVEADEFDRTFLKLMPAIAAITTLEREHLDTYRDLDDIKGAFIEFANKVPFYGFVVLCMDEPALLDIRPYINKRVITYGITPQADLRAVNIVHDGYKTKYTVVYNKKVLGDITIKVPGLHNVKNSLVAVTIALELEVPFEVIKTALERFNGVYRRFEVKYDKEIMVVDDYGHHPTETTATLEGIRAGWQRRLVSVFQPHLFSRTRDFYQEFGRSFLNSDIFICTDIYPAREEPVEGVTGQLVADAARKMGHKNVIYVPNKEDVPAVLQKITEPDDIVVTLGAGDIWKYGEKFVELYTSGLK; via the coding sequence ATGTTTTCAAAATTTACTAAAGTGCATTTTGTTGGTATTGGTGGAATTGGAATGAGCAGCATTGCTGAGATTCTGATTTCGAAGGGATTTGAAGTATCGGGTTCCGACAAAAATAAGAGTGACATTACAGAAAGACTCGAATCAATTGGTGCGACAGTCTATGAAGGACACAGTGCATCCAATATCAAAGATGTTGATGTGGTAGTCTATTCTTCTGCCGTTGTGGAATCGAATCCCGAGGTTCAGGAAGCAATTCACAGAAATATCCCTGTGATAAAAAGATCTGAAATGCTCGCCGAAACGATGAGAATGCAAAAATACGGCATCGGAATCGCAGGTACTCACGGTAAAACAACCACCACTTCAATGACGGGACTCGTGCTCACCGAAGCAGGAATTGATCCCACCATTATAGTTGGTGGCAAGCTTTCGGGACTTGGCGGAACGAACGCACGACTCGGAGCAGGTGACTTTATCGTGGTCGAAGCCGATGAATTTGACAGAACCTTTTTGAAATTGATGCCGGCAATAGCAGCAATCACTACTCTCGAGAGGGAGCATCTTGATACCTACAGGGATCTCGATGACATAAAAGGTGCATTTATTGAGTTTGCAAACAAAGTGCCTTTCTATGGATTTGTTGTTCTGTGCATGGATGAACCTGCACTTCTGGATATCAGACCATACATAAACAAAAGAGTGATCACTTACGGCATTACACCGCAGGCGGATCTTCGTGCAGTTAATATCGTGCATGACGGCTACAAAACGAAATATACGGTCGTTTACAATAAAAAAGTGCTCGGCGATATAACAATTAAGGTACCGGGACTGCATAATGTTAAAAATTCACTGGTAGCGGTAACTATAGCTCTCGAACTGGAAGTCCCATTTGAAGTTATCAAAACCGCCTTGGAGCGTTTTAATGGAGTTTACCGTCGTTTTGAAGTGAAGTATGACAAGGAAATTATGGTAGTTGATGATTACGGACATCATCCGACTGAGACAACTGCCACTTTGGAAGGAATCAGAGCCGGCTGGCAAAGACGACTCGTTTCAGTTTTTCAGCCTCACCTCTTTTCAAGAACGCGTGATTTCTATCAGGAATTCGGAAGGTCTTTCCTCAATTCTGATATTTTCATTTGCACAGATATATATCCCGCGCGGGAAGAACCCGTGGAAGGGGTAACAGGTCAACTGGTTGCAGATGCTGCACGGAAAATGGGACACAAAAATGTTATTTATGTCCCAAACAAAGAGGATGTACCGGCTGTTCTACAGAAAATTACGGAACCCGATGATATCGTGGTAACGCTGGGAGCAGGTGACATTTGGAAGTATGGTGAAAAATTTGTTGAACTGTACACTTCCGGTCTGAAATAG
- the ftsA gene encoding cell division protein FtsA — protein MKNEIITGLDIGSTKVRAVIAEKIDRNRFKILGSGEADCDGLLKGEVSNIISTAESIKNAVKAAEAEAGVEATNIVTGISGENLSSIRSRNYVSITNDEQVVTVDDLRRLKSDIQSISFSKDMTILHILHEEFFVDRQGSVSKPLGVACSRLEAANYVVMGSSGAIHNIRKAVKKAGYEVSDLKMQSLASASAVLEPAEKDLGILMIDIGSGCTDVLIYQGNAIRFSRVFGIAGNRVTLDIKEFLSVIEEEAELLKLDYGYATESAIIKDDLITVKGVGPRPSTKIPVSLLTQIIKSRVAELFKMINNELEKADVKNKIRAGIVITGGGAWLKGITDLAEQVFGAPARIGLPDESHFEGEFGKLNKPDYSSVLGLLLPIEEDFSSDDEDEEPKKKKGFFTRNKAEKPVKQDSKTKSRSKFKDFLSQIKSQFDDL, from the coding sequence ATGAAAAACGAGATAATAACAGGGCTTGACATCGGTTCTACCAAAGTTCGTGCCGTAATAGCCGAAAAAATTGACCGAAACAGGTTCAAGATTCTTGGCAGTGGCGAGGCAGATTGTGACGGATTGCTCAAAGGAGAAGTAAGTAACATCATCAGCACCGCAGAATCGATTAAAAATGCCGTAAAAGCGGCAGAAGCTGAAGCCGGGGTGGAAGCAACAAACATTGTGACCGGTATTTCGGGCGAAAATCTGAGCAGTATACGGTCGAGAAACTATGTAAGCATTACAAACGATGAACAGGTTGTAACGGTTGATGATCTTCGCCGCCTGAAATCTGACATACAGAGTATTTCATTTTCGAAGGATATGACCATACTTCATATTCTTCACGAAGAGTTTTTTGTCGACAGACAGGGAAGTGTATCCAAACCGCTGGGAGTCGCATGCTCGAGACTGGAGGCAGCCAATTATGTGGTGATGGGTTCTTCAGGAGCTATCCATAATATTCGAAAAGCTGTAAAAAAAGCCGGGTATGAAGTTTCTGATCTGAAGATGCAGTCACTTGCTTCAGCGTCGGCAGTACTCGAACCCGCGGAAAAGGATCTCGGAATTCTGATGATCGACATCGGCTCGGGATGCACAGATGTACTGATTTATCAGGGGAATGCGATACGGTTTTCGAGAGTTTTTGGCATTGCAGGTAACCGCGTTACCCTCGATATCAAAGAGTTTTTAAGCGTTATTGAGGAAGAAGCAGAGTTGTTGAAACTGGATTACGGTTATGCGACTGAATCCGCAATCATAAAAGACGATCTGATCACAGTTAAGGGTGTAGGTCCCAGACCAAGCACCAAGATACCTGTAAGTCTGCTCACACAAATAATAAAAAGCAGAGTGGCAGAACTCTTTAAGATGATCAACAACGAACTTGAAAAAGCTGATGTAAAAAACAAAATCAGGGCGGGAATTGTAATCACCGGCGGTGGAGCCTGGCTAAAAGGGATAACTGATCTTGCGGAGCAGGTTTTTGGTGCTCCCGCGAGAATAGGTCTTCCTGATGAAAGTCATTTCGAGGGAGAATTCGGGAAGCTGAACAAACCCGATTATTCGTCGGTTCTCGGACTTCTATTGCCAATCGAAGAAGATTTTTCTTCGGACGATGAAGACGAGGAACCGAAGAAAAAGAAGGGATTCTTCACCAGAAATAAAGCTGAAAAACCCGTGAAACAAGACTCGAAGACAAAAAGCAGGAGCAAATTCAAAGATTTTCTCTCTCAAATAAAAAGTCAGTTTGATGATCTCTAA
- the murG gene encoding undecaprenyldiphospho-muramoylpentapeptide beta-N-acetylglucosaminyltransferase, producing the protein MDSNSKRSKSEGTKRGKNLAGTDSMRIMFTGGGTGGHIFPAIAVAERVRDMVPDCDILFLGTRDKIEGKVVPAAGFKFKSIWISGFARKSIKENLLFPVKLVVSIIQSIVIAMKFKPQAIVATGGYVSGPSVTGAHIMGAKVFLIEPNSYPGITTRFLEKKATEIHLMFKDAASFLRMKERILVTGNPVRKSLTAVSREQSRKKLGIGLDRKVLLVMGGSLGAKAINNTVAASLQKLKEAGIFLLWQTGASSFEEYRKYESEDVKVLSFIDDVNEVYAAADLVTARAGATTIAELIYLKKPAILVPFPYAAENHQYKNARSMSDEGAAVLIEEKEISLRLADEIVNLISATGRLEEIKKNQERIGGIDAAKEIAGRVVNACRSGII; encoded by the coding sequence TTGGACAGCAATTCCAAAAGAAGCAAAAGTGAAGGAACCAAAAGAGGCAAAAACCTGGCAGGAACAGACAGTATGAGGATCATGTTCACGGGCGGAGGAACCGGGGGACACATTTTCCCTGCAATAGCTGTTGCTGAACGGGTCAGGGACATGGTTCCCGATTGTGATATTCTCTTCCTTGGCACCAGGGATAAAATAGAGGGAAAGGTTGTTCCTGCAGCCGGATTTAAGTTTAAAAGTATCTGGATTTCCGGTTTTGCAAGAAAAAGCATTAAAGAAAATCTGCTTTTCCCTGTGAAGCTGGTGGTGAGCATAATTCAGTCGATAGTAATTGCGATGAAATTCAAACCACAGGCGATAGTTGCAACGGGTGGATATGTTTCGGGTCCTTCAGTAACAGGTGCTCACATCATGGGTGCAAAAGTATTTTTGATTGAGCCAAACAGTTATCCGGGAATTACAACACGGTTTCTGGAAAAAAAAGCAACAGAAATACACCTGATGTTTAAGGATGCAGCCTCTTTTCTGCGGATGAAGGAAAGAATTCTTGTAACCGGCAATCCGGTCAGAAAGAGTCTGACAGCGGTATCCAGAGAACAATCCCGCAAAAAACTGGGGATCGGGCTCGACAGAAAAGTTTTACTGGTGATGGGTGGAAGTCTTGGAGCAAAGGCAATCAATAATACAGTTGCAGCTTCCCTACAGAAACTCAAAGAAGCGGGAATATTTTTATTGTGGCAGACGGGAGCATCATCGTTCGAGGAATACAGGAAATATGAATCGGAGGATGTGAAGGTTCTCTCCTTTATTGATGATGTAAACGAAGTTTATGCCGCGGCAGATCTGGTGACAGCCAGAGCGGGAGCCACGACGATTGCAGAGCTTATCTATTTGAAGAAACCGGCTATACTTGTTCCATTTCCTTATGCTGCTGAAAATCATCAGTATAAGAATGCCCGGTCAATGTCCGATGAGGGTGCTGCGGTTCTGATAGAAGAGAAGGAAATTTCCCTCCGTCTTGCGGATGAAATTGTAAATCTGATCTCCGCAACCGGACGGCTTGAAGAAATAAAGAAAAATCAGGAAAGAATTGGCGGAATTGACGCCGCAAAAGAGATCGCTGGCAGAGTGGTAAATGCCTGCAGATCCGGAATTATTTAG
- the ftsZ gene encoding cell division protein FtsZ: MPFATLETQVPVLRANLKVVGVGGGGCNAINSMIKQGISGVEFIAINTDAQSLDSNLATKKITVGTKITKGLGAGANPEVGKAAAEEDRARIEEALVGANMVFITAGMGGGTGTGAAPIVAQIAKQNGALVVSIVTKPFNYEGPTRKKNAESGLLELKKHVDSLIIIKNSKLHELLDKNLPAFSGYDKPNEILYEATKGIAEIITFEGKINVDFADVKTVMESSGMALMGTGTATGDNRAIEAAQKAISSPLLEGMDIRGAKAMLVNITASSNLTMHEVEEGMATILDATGEDVNVIFGLVEKEEMKDYVSFTVIATGFDSAVAKPTSNPEMIRTAVPNPVVGMPQAPVVPQVETPRAPQIPQVQINSDDINIPAILRDGRMGVSAGVPEQKTFSFSETRKENINELKFKSNPNSVPKEEEEDRSAAFLRNIMD; the protein is encoded by the coding sequence ATGCCATTTGCAACATTAGAAACACAAGTACCAGTTCTGCGCGCCAATCTTAAAGTAGTCGGTGTCGGTGGAGGAGGATGCAACGCAATAAATTCCATGATTAAACAGGGAATTTCAGGCGTCGAGTTCATCGCCATCAACACAGACGCTCAGAGCCTTGACTCAAATCTTGCCACAAAAAAGATAACCGTTGGAACCAAGATTACCAAAGGTCTTGGAGCCGGAGCGAATCCTGAAGTTGGGAAAGCTGCCGCTGAGGAAGACCGTGCCCGGATTGAAGAGGCACTCGTCGGAGCCAACATGGTTTTCATTACGGCAGGAATGGGTGGTGGTACAGGAACCGGTGCCGCACCAATTGTGGCTCAAATAGCCAAACAAAACGGTGCTCTTGTTGTTTCGATTGTTACCAAACCTTTCAACTACGAAGGACCGACAAGAAAGAAAAATGCCGAGTCGGGATTGTTGGAGTTGAAGAAGCATGTTGACAGTTTGATCATCATTAAAAATTCAAAACTGCACGAGCTGCTTGATAAAAATCTTCCCGCTTTTTCGGGATATGACAAGCCAAACGAAATTTTGTATGAAGCAACAAAAGGAATCGCAGAGATCATCACTTTCGAAGGAAAGATAAATGTCGACTTTGCTGATGTGAAGACCGTTATGGAATCGAGTGGAATGGCACTGATGGGTACCGGAACAGCCACGGGTGATAACCGTGCAATAGAAGCCGCTCAGAAAGCAATTTCAAGTCCTCTTCTCGAAGGGATGGATATCAGAGGTGCGAAGGCAATGCTCGTCAATATCACTGCATCATCAAATTTGACCATGCACGAAGTGGAAGAAGGTATGGCTACCATACTGGATGCCACCGGAGAAGATGTTAATGTGATTTTCGGTCTGGTGGAAAAGGAAGAGATGAAGGATTATGTTTCATTTACAGTGATTGCAACCGGATTTGATTCGGCAGTTGCAAAACCGACAAGCAATCCCGAGATGATTCGTACAGCAGTTCCGAACCCCGTGGTTGGCATGCCTCAAGCCCCTGTCGTTCCACAGGTTGAGACTCCAAGGGCTCCACAGATACCGCAGGTTCAAATCAACAGTGATGATATCAATATTCCGGCGATACTTCGTGACGGCAGAATGGGTGTTTCAGCAGGCGTTCCCGAGCAGAAAACCTTCAGTTTCTCCGAAACGAGAAAAGAGAATATCAATGAACTTAAGTTCAAAAGCAATCCGAATTCAGTACCGAAAGAGGAAGAAGAAGACAGAAGTGCTGCATTTCTGCGTAATATAATGGACTGA
- the murD gene encoding UDP-N-acetylmuramoyl-L-alanine--D-glutamate ligase, whose product MTSYKGKKISIIGAARSGEAAAYLAAKLGAVPFVSDSGAPEKTADVTTRLKAAGIEFEAGTNSERVYDCDLMIVSPGVPLESAVVLEGKKRNIRMISEIEFAASVCKGKIYAITGTNGKTTTTSLLHHIFSLSGKKSFSAGNIGIAFSEIALECETDSLVALEVSSFQLDLIEKFKPNGAAILNITPDHLNRYENKFENYIASKYRIVENQTGSDISLYNADDEVLQENGYKGASLRFFSTKKEVDNGTYLSHPRLVTRIGGNFIFSFDINDLQIKGEHNLANAAAAITMAIDAGIDKKVIEQGLKSFKAVEHRLEPVPSNDGIVYINDSKATNVDSVVYALRSFDSPIILILGGLDKGNNYDLIRDLVSKNVKKIYAIGDSASKVYDYFSKIVEVELVGSLEECVQKGHYEAQKGEVVLLSPACASFDMFKSYEHRGEVFKSAVKEIAG is encoded by the coding sequence GTGACAAGTTACAAAGGAAAGAAAATCTCAATTATCGGTGCTGCCAGAAGCGGTGAAGCTGCGGCTTATCTGGCTGCAAAGCTGGGTGCAGTTCCTTTTGTCAGTGACAGCGGAGCACCTGAAAAAACTGCGGATGTCACCACAAGATTGAAGGCTGCGGGAATTGAATTTGAAGCAGGAACCAACAGTGAGAGAGTTTATGATTGTGATTTGATGATAGTATCTCCCGGAGTGCCACTTGAATCAGCAGTTGTTCTCGAGGGGAAAAAGAGAAATATCAGGATGATCAGCGAGATCGAATTTGCCGCATCCGTGTGTAAAGGAAAAATTTACGCGATCACCGGAACTAATGGAAAAACCACAACCACTTCGCTGCTCCATCATATTTTTTCTCTCTCAGGGAAAAAATCTTTTTCTGCGGGAAATATCGGTATAGCATTTTCGGAAATAGCTCTGGAATGCGAGACAGACAGCCTGGTGGCTCTGGAAGTGTCAAGTTTTCAACTTGATTTGATTGAAAAATTCAAACCAAACGGTGCTGCAATTCTGAACATAACACCTGATCATCTGAACAGGTACGAAAACAAGTTTGAAAATTACATCGCCTCGAAGTACCGGATTGTGGAAAATCAGACCGGAAGCGATATTTCACTTTACAACGCTGACGATGAAGTATTGCAAGAAAATGGTTACAAGGGAGCTTCACTCAGATTCTTTTCCACAAAAAAGGAAGTTGACAACGGCACTTATCTTTCGCATCCGCGATTAGTCACAAGGATTGGCGGAAATTTTATCTTTTCGTTTGATATAAACGACCTGCAGATTAAAGGTGAGCATAATCTTGCAAACGCTGCTGCGGCAATTACGATGGCGATTGATGCCGGTATCGACAAAAAAGTAATTGAACAGGGTCTGAAGTCGTTTAAGGCGGTTGAACACAGGCTTGAACCCGTTCCATCAAATGACGGGATTGTGTACATCAATGACTCCAAAGCGACCAATGTGGACTCGGTTGTTTACGCTCTTAGAAGCTTCGATTCCCCGATTATTCTTATACTTGGCGGACTTGATAAAGGGAACAACTACGATTTGATCCGTGATCTGGTCTCCAAAAATGTGAAAAAGATTTATGCGATTGGTGACTCTGCATCAAAAGTATATGACTATTTCTCAAAAATTGTTGAAGTCGAACTCGTTGGAAGTCTGGAAGAATGTGTGCAAAAGGGACACTACGAAGCCCAAAAAGGGGAAGTGGTACTTCTCTCTCCTGCATGCGCAAGTTTTGACATGTTCAAGAGCTACGAGCATCGTGGTGAAGTTTTTAAATCTGCAGTGAAGGAGATTGCCGGTTGA